In Campylobacter mucosalis, a single window of DNA contains:
- a CDS encoding ParA family protein codes for MSEVITIANQKGGVGKTTTAVNLAASLAVAEKKVLLIDIDPQANATTGLGYKRSDYEFNIYHVLTGSKKLSQIVLKTQIPTLFLAPSNIGLVSIEREFNDKDKELKLILRKKLEEVKDDYDFIIIDSPPALGGITVNALSASDSVIIPIQCEFYALDGVALILNTVKYIKKTINPKLSVRGFLPTMFSSQNNLSKEAINNLKENFKSKLFTTKDGDEEFVVIPRNIKLAESPSFGKPVILYDIKSPGSIAYQNLAYSILN; via the coding sequence ATGAGCGAAGTAATAACCATAGCCAATCAAAAAGGTGGCGTAGGCAAAACCACCACCGCAGTCAATCTAGCCGCTTCTTTGGCAGTAGCTGAGAAAAAAGTCCTACTAATAGACATCGACCCTCAAGCAAATGCCACAACGGGACTTGGGTATAAAAGAAGCGACTACGAATTTAACATTTATCACGTGCTAACAGGCTCAAAAAAGCTTTCACAAATAGTTTTAAAAACGCAAATTCCTACGCTATTTTTAGCTCCGTCAAATATAGGACTTGTAAGCATTGAGAGAGAATTTAACGATAAAGACAAAGAGCTAAAGCTAATTTTACGCAAAAAATTAGAAGAAGTAAAAGATGACTACGATTTTATCATCATCGATAGCCCTCCAGCACTTGGTGGCATAACGGTAAATGCTCTTAGTGCAAGTGATAGTGTCATCATACCAATCCAGTGCGAATTTTACGCACTTGACGGCGTGGCGTTGATACTAAACACCGTTAAATATATCAAAAAAACTATCAATCCAAAACTAAGTGTGCGTGGATTTTTACCAACGATGTTTAGCTCTCAAAATAACCTATCAAAAGAGGCGATAAATAACCTAAAAGAGAATTTTAAAAGCAAGCTCTTTACCACAAAAGATGGAGATGAGGAATTTGTAGTTATCCCAAGGAATATCAAACTCGCAGAAAGCCCTAGCTTTGGCAAACCTGTCATACTTTATGATATAAAATCTCCAGGCTCTATCGCCTATCAAAATTTAGCATACTCAATACTCAATTAA